The proteins below are encoded in one region of Segatella copri:
- a CDS encoding nucleoside phosphorylase: MSKYFAESELIINEDGSCFHLHLRPEQVADKVILVGDPGRVALVASHFDEKECEVSSREFHAITGTYKGKRITVQSTGIGCDNIDIVVNELDALKNIDFKTRTEKPEHTTLTLVRIGTCGGLQLNCPAGTFVASQKSIGFDGLINFYARRNEICDLETEAEFKRQVKWNDQIGNPYCVDNNPELLNQIAGDDMVRGITIACGGFYGPQGRELRAPLADPELNQKIEAFEYNGLRVNNFEMESSALAGLSLLLGHKALTCCMVIANRRALSANTGYKSTIDKLIKVVLDRI, encoded by the coding sequence ATGAGCAAATATTTTGCAGAATCAGAATTGATTATCAATGAAGACGGAAGCTGCTTCCACCTTCATCTTCGCCCGGAACAAGTGGCTGATAAAGTAATCCTCGTTGGCGACCCAGGTCGCGTAGCCCTCGTAGCCTCCCATTTCGATGAGAAGGAATGCGAAGTTTCAAGTCGGGAATTCCACGCCATCACCGGCACATATAAAGGCAAGCGAATCACCGTGCAGAGCACCGGAATAGGATGCGATAATATCGATATCGTAGTCAACGAGCTCGATGCGCTGAAGAACATCGATTTCAAAACCCGCACCGAGAAACCCGAGCACACCACGCTCACCCTCGTGCGCATCGGAACCTGCGGCGGCCTGCAGCTCAACTGCCCTGCCGGAACCTTCGTAGCCTCGCAGAAGAGCATCGGTTTCGACGGACTCATCAACTTCTATGCCCGTCGCAACGAAATCTGCGACCTCGAAACAGAGGCAGAATTCAAGCGCCAGGTAAAATGGAACGACCAGATTGGCAACCCATACTGTGTAGACAACAATCCGGAACTGCTCAACCAGATAGCCGGCGATGATATGGTACGCGGAATCACCATAGCCTGTGGCGGTTTCTACGGACCTCAGGGCCGCGAACTCCGTGCCCCACTTGCCGACCCGGAACTTAATCAGAAGATTGAAGCTTTCGAGTATAACGGTCTGCGCGTCAACAACTTCGAGATGGAGAGTTCAGCCCTTGCCGGTCTTTCCCTTCTCCTCGGGCATAAGGCATTAACCTGCTGCATGGTCATCGCCAACCGCCGTGCCCTCAGCGCCAACACCGGCTACAAGAGCACCATCGACAAATTGATAAAAGTTGTATTAGATAGAATCTAG